Proteins encoded by one window of Pseudomonas sp. LS44:
- a CDS encoding alpha/beta hydrolase gives MRSQAIRYVILPGWQGSPAEHWQSHWLRSLPNAVWVEQRDWQNPLRGDWIAALQRTIASEPTPVILIAHSLGCVTVAHWAAQAPLALLRLIRGALLVAPADVERPDCPPALHNFAPIPQDLLPFPSQLVGSDNDSAASAARVLELARQWGAETAILSGAGHINVKSGHQRWEQGFAYLFRLQNQIEQQARRRA, from the coding sequence ATGCGTAGCCAAGCCATTCGTTATGTGATTTTGCCGGGTTGGCAGGGTTCGCCCGCCGAGCACTGGCAAAGCCATTGGCTGCGCAGCCTGCCGAATGCCGTGTGGGTCGAGCAGCGCGACTGGCAGAACCCGTTGCGCGGTGACTGGATCGCCGCGCTGCAGCGGACCATTGCTAGTGAGCCGACGCCGGTGATCCTCATCGCGCATAGCCTCGGTTGCGTCACCGTCGCGCATTGGGCGGCGCAGGCGCCGCTGGCCTTGCTGCGCCTGATACGCGGGGCGCTGCTGGTCGCCCCGGCCGATGTCGAACGACCTGACTGCCCGCCGGCGCTGCACAATTTCGCGCCGATTCCGCAGGATCTGTTGCCGTTCCCCAGCCAGCTGGTCGGCTCCGACAACGACTCCGCCGCCAGCGCCGCGCGCGTGCTCGAACTAGCGCGCCAATGGGGCGCGGAAACCGCGATTCTCAGCGGCGCCGGGCATATCAATGTGAAGTCCGGCCATCAACGCTGGGAGCAGGGCTTCGCCTATCTGTTCCGCCTGCAGAACCAGATCGAGCAGCAAGCCAGGCGCCGCGCCTGA
- a CDS encoding D-cysteine desulfhydrase, with product MLSAALARFPRLDLIPTPTPLEALPRLSQQLGRALWIKRDDTTTLALGGNKARKLEFLAADALRAGADMLLTAGAIQSNHVRQTAAVAARLGLGCHALLENPIASGDADYLGNGNRLLLDLFGATVEAVANLDDADNLLAASAAHLHSAGKNPYVVPIGGSNPIGALGYVRAGLELAEQIQRSNQPFAAVLLASGSAGTHAGLALALGYALPGTRVIGVSVSRPEATQRPKVEVLLQRTAELLGIAVPSGLHIELWDQYFAPRYGEPNPATLAAIRLLASQEGVLLDPVYTGKTFAGLLDGIQRQAFADGPVLFLHTGGAPALFAYRSAFT from the coding sequence ATGCTCAGTGCCGCCCTCGCCCGTTTCCCGCGCCTCGACCTGATCCCCACGCCCACCCCGCTGGAGGCGCTGCCGCGCCTGTCGCAACAGCTCGGCCGCGCGCTGTGGATCAAGCGCGACGACACCACCACCCTGGCGCTCGGCGGCAACAAGGCGCGCAAGCTCGAATTCCTCGCCGCCGACGCCCTGCGCGCCGGCGCCGACATGCTGCTCACTGCCGGCGCGATCCAGTCCAACCACGTCCGCCAGACCGCCGCGGTGGCCGCGCGCCTGGGCCTCGGCTGTCACGCGCTGCTGGAAAACCCGATCGCCAGCGGCGACGCCGACTACCTGGGCAACGGCAATCGCCTGCTCCTCGACCTGTTCGGCGCCACGGTGGAAGCGGTCGCCAACCTCGACGACGCCGACAACCTGCTCGCCGCCAGCGCCGCGCATTTGCATAGCGCCGGCAAGAATCCCTACGTGGTGCCGATTGGCGGCTCCAACCCAATCGGCGCGCTCGGCTATGTGCGCGCCGGGCTGGAGCTGGCCGAGCAGATTCAGCGCAGCAATCAGCCATTCGCGGCGGTGCTGCTGGCCTCCGGCAGCGCCGGCACCCACGCGGGCCTGGCCCTCGCCCTGGGGTACGCGCTGCCCGGCACGCGAGTGATCGGCGTCAGCGTGTCACGCCCCGAGGCAACTCAGCGGCCGAAGGTCGAGGTCCTGCTGCAACGTACCGCCGAGCTGCTCGGCATCGCCGTGCCGAGCGGCCTGCATATCGAGCTGTGGGACCAGTACTTCGCCCCCCGTTATGGCGAGCCGAACCCCGCCACGCTGGCGGCGATCCGCTTGCTGGCCAGTCAGGAAGGCGTGCTGCTCGACCCGGTGTACACCGGCAAGACATTCGCCGGGCTGCTCGACGGCATCCAGCGCCAGGCCTTCGCCGACGGGCCGGTGCTGTTCCTGCACACCGGCGGCGCGCCGGCGCTGTTCGCCTACCGCTCCGCGTTCACCTGA
- the tcyJ gene encoding cystine ABC transporter substrate-binding protein, with translation MIHSFLRRHLLLGSFALLLGLASGASAADLLDAIKANGSIKVGLEGTYPPFNYQDEKGQLSGFEVDFANALAKELGVKAEFQPTKWDGILAALESKRLDVVINQVTISEERQKKYDFSTPYTVSGIQALTRKDTAASITGAQSLAGKKVGVGLGTNYEQWLKDNVPDAVIKTYDDDPTKFQDLRVGRIDAILVDRLAAFEMVSKTGDQLALAGQAFSRQEAGVALRKGNPALLAAINQAIAKLRADGTLTQLSEKWFKADVTQ, from the coding sequence ATGATCCATTCGTTTCTGCGTCGTCACCTGCTGCTCGGCAGCTTCGCCCTGCTGCTCGGCCTGGCCAGCGGCGCCTCGGCCGCCGACCTGCTCGACGCCATCAAGGCCAACGGCAGCATCAAGGTCGGTCTGGAGGGCACCTATCCGCCGTTCAACTACCAGGACGAAAAAGGCCAGCTGAGCGGCTTCGAGGTCGACTTCGCCAACGCCCTGGCCAAGGAGCTGGGGGTCAAGGCCGAGTTCCAGCCGACCAAGTGGGACGGCATCCTCGCCGCGCTGGAGTCCAAGCGCCTCGACGTGGTGATCAACCAGGTGACCATCTCCGAGGAGCGCCAGAAGAAATACGACTTCTCCACGCCCTACACCGTCTCCGGCATCCAGGCGCTGACCCGCAAGGACACCGCGGCGAGCATCACCGGCGCGCAGAGCCTGGCCGGCAAGAAGGTCGGCGTCGGCCTCGGCACCAACTACGAGCAATGGCTGAAGGACAACGTGCCGGACGCGGTGATCAAGACCTACGACGACGACCCGACCAAGTTCCAGGACCTGCGCGTCGGGCGCATCGACGCGATCCTGGTCGACCGTCTGGCGGCCTTCGAGATGGTCAGCAAGACCGGCGACCAGCTGGCCCTGGCCGGCCAGGCGTTCTCCCGTCAGGAGGCCGGCGTGGCACTGCGCAAGGGCAACCCGGCGCTGCTCGCGGCGATCAACCAGGCGATCGCCAAGCTGCGCGCCGACGGCACGCTCACGCAGCTCTCGGAGAAATGGTTCAAGGCTGACGTCACGCAATGA
- the tcyL gene encoding cystine ABC transporter permease — MIEASLQLALDSAPFLLKGAMWTVVLSLGGMFFGLLLGFSLALLHLYAITPLRWLAKVYVSFFRGTPLLVQLFMIYYGLPQLGIQLEPLPAALIGFSLNMAAYTCEILRAAIASIDRGQWEAAASIGMTRAQTLRRAVLPQAARTALPPLGNSFISLVKDTALAATIQVPELFRQAQLITARTFEIFTMYLAAALIYWALASVLAHFQGRLEARVNRHEQDAP; from the coding sequence ATGATCGAAGCCAGCCTGCAACTGGCTCTCGACTCCGCCCCCTTCTTGCTCAAGGGGGCGATGTGGACCGTAGTGCTCAGCCTCGGCGGGATGTTCTTCGGTCTGCTGCTGGGCTTCAGCCTGGCCTTGCTGCACCTCTACGCGATTACCCCGTTGCGCTGGCTGGCCAAGGTCTACGTGTCGTTCTTCCGCGGCACGCCGCTGCTGGTGCAGTTGTTCATGATCTATTACGGCCTGCCGCAGCTGGGCATTCAGCTCGAACCGCTACCGGCGGCGCTGATCGGCTTCTCGCTGAACATGGCCGCCTACACCTGCGAAATTCTCCGCGCGGCGATCGCCTCGATCGACCGCGGCCAGTGGGAGGCCGCTGCCAGCATCGGTATGACCCGCGCGCAGACCCTGCGCCGTGCGGTGCTGCCGCAGGCCGCACGCACCGCCTTGCCGCCGCTCGGCAACAGCTTCATCTCGTTGGTCAAGGACACCGCTCTGGCCGCCACCATCCAGGTCCCCGAGCTGTTCCGCCAGGCGCAGCTGATCACCGCGCGGACTTTCGAGATCTTCACCATGTACCTCGCCGCCGCGCTGATCTACTGGGCGCTGGCCAGCGTCCTCGCGCACTTCCAGGGCCGCCTGGAGGCGCGGGTCAACCGCCACGAGCAGGACGCGCCATGA
- the tcyN gene encoding L-cystine ABC transporter ATP-binding protein TcyN translates to MIAVRNLSKQFHGQPVLQGIDLDVAPGEVVAIIGPSGSGKTTLLRCLNLLETPSGGKIQVGDIEIDADRPLKPQQNLIRQLRQRVGFVFQNFNLFPHRSALENIIEGPMVVKKESREVAVSRARALLAKVGLAGKEDAYPKRLSGGQQQRVAIARALAMQPDVILFDEPTSALDPELVGEVLATIRGLAEEQRTMVIVTHEMSFARDVASRAIFIDGGVIVEQGPARELFSAPKEERTRQFLAKFLGDSLR, encoded by the coding sequence ATGATCGCCGTGCGCAACCTGAGCAAGCAGTTCCACGGTCAGCCGGTGCTGCAGGGCATCGATCTCGACGTCGCGCCCGGCGAAGTGGTGGCGATCATCGGCCCGAGCGGCTCGGGCAAGACCACCTTGCTGCGCTGCCTGAATCTGCTGGAGACGCCCAGCGGCGGCAAGATCCAGGTCGGCGATATCGAGATCGACGCCGACCGACCGCTAAAACCGCAGCAGAACCTGATCCGCCAACTGCGCCAGCGGGTCGGTTTCGTGTTCCAGAACTTCAATCTGTTTCCGCACCGCAGCGCGCTGGAGAACATCATCGAAGGCCCCATGGTGGTGAAGAAGGAGTCGCGCGAGGTCGCCGTGAGCCGGGCCCGCGCGCTGCTCGCCAAGGTCGGCCTGGCCGGCAAGGAAGATGCCTATCCCAAGCGCCTGTCCGGCGGCCAGCAGCAACGCGTGGCGATCGCCCGCGCGCTGGCCATGCAGCCCGACGTGATCCTCTTCGACGAACCGACCTCGGCGCTCGACCCCGAGCTGGTCGGCGAGGTGCTCGCCACCATCCGCGGCCTGGCCGAAGAGCAGCGCACCATGGTCATCGTTACCCACGAGATGAGCTTCGCCCGCGACGTCGCCAGCCGGGCGATCTTCATCGACGGCGGGGTGATCGTCGAACAAGGCCCGGCGCGCGAACTCTTCAGCGCGCCGAAGGAGGAACGCACCCGGCAGTTCCTCGCCAAGTTTCTCGGCGACTCACTGCGGTAG
- a CDS encoding MFS transporter produces the protein MNPATLLSLPLLALALGGFVVGSSEFIIMGLLPEVAADLRVSLADAGLLVSAYAMGVVIGAPLLGPLLGRLARKRALLWLMGAYALGNLGCALAPDYHWLLAARMLTAICHAGFFGCATLLAIELAPVHRRASAMALVLSGLTIANVLGVPLGAWLGQATSWRMTFFVVAGLGALAVLAMALWLPHGHAPARNAAHSAWGGVLRWPVLHPLLVCCLSSVALFSVFTYISPLLREVGGYSAEQNNGALLLFGIGLTLGNLLGGRLADRGLRHAVPVALGISGLALLGLFAWLHQPLLPLALLLLWGMASFAISSPLQMLLVEQAGESASLAATLSHAAFNLGNASGAWLGGLWLSTQYGLSNLPLLGVGALALTILVALPLPRLRASKERIGLH, from the coding sequence ATGAATCCCGCCACGCTCCTCTCCCTGCCCTTGCTCGCCCTGGCCCTCGGTGGCTTCGTGGTCGGCAGCAGCGAATTCATCATCATGGGCCTGCTGCCCGAGGTCGCCGCCGACCTGCGTGTCAGCCTGGCCGACGCCGGTCTGCTGGTCAGCGCCTACGCGATGGGCGTGGTGATCGGCGCGCCGCTGCTCGGTCCATTGCTCGGCCGGCTGGCACGCAAGCGGGCGCTGCTGTGGCTGATGGGTGCCTATGCGCTGGGCAACCTCGGCTGCGCACTGGCGCCGGATTACCACTGGCTGCTCGCCGCGCGCATGCTCACGGCGATCTGCCATGCCGGCTTCTTCGGCTGTGCCACCTTGTTGGCCATCGAACTGGCCCCGGTGCATCGGCGCGCCTCGGCGATGGCCCTGGTGCTCAGCGGCCTGACCATCGCCAACGTGCTCGGCGTGCCGCTCGGCGCCTGGCTCGGCCAGGCCACCAGCTGGCGCATGACCTTCTTCGTGGTCGCCGGCCTCGGCGCGCTGGCGGTGCTGGCGATGGCGCTGTGGCTGCCGCACGGCCACGCGCCGGCCCGCAACGCCGCGCACAGCGCCTGGGGCGGCGTGCTGCGCTGGCCGGTGCTGCATCCGCTGCTGGTTTGCTGCCTGTCGTCGGTGGCGCTGTTCAGCGTGTTCACCTACATCAGCCCGCTGCTGCGCGAGGTGGGCGGTTACTCAGCCGAGCAGAACAACGGCGCGCTGCTGCTGTTCGGCATCGGCCTGACCCTCGGCAACCTGCTTGGCGGGCGCCTGGCCGACCGCGGCCTACGACATGCGGTGCCGGTCGCCCTGGGGATCAGCGGACTGGCCCTGCTCGGTCTGTTCGCCTGGCTGCACCAGCCGCTGCTGCCGCTTGCGTTGTTGCTGCTGTGGGGCATGGCCAGCTTCGCGATTTCCTCGCCGCTGCAGATGCTGCTGGTCGAGCAGGCCGGTGAGTCGGCGAGCCTCGCGGCGACCCTCAGCCACGCCGCGTTCAACCTCGGTAACGCCAGCGGCGCCTGGCTCGGCGGGCTGTGGCTGAGCACTCAGTACGGCTTGAGCAACCTGCCGCTGCTCGGCGTCGGCGCGCTGGCGCTGACCATCCTGGTCGCCCTGCCACTGCCGCGCCTGCGCGCCAGCAAAGAGCGCATCGGCCTGCATTGA
- a CDS encoding bifunctional 2-polyprenyl-6-hydroxyphenol methylase/3-demethylubiquinol 3-O-methyltransferase UbiG codes for MSDSLTQISRLTLADYQQSAEAFRTGTRDHDVRQNVSALLRHIHAEPPFAILDFGCGPGRDLRTFAELGHQPVGLDGCPRFVEMARADSGCEVWHQDFLQLDLPAAHFDGIFANASLFHVPRSELPRVLGELQASLKPGGVLFSSNPRGANQEGWQNGRYGCFHDLDSWRAYLHGAGFVELEHYYRPTGLPCAQQPWLASVWRKA; via the coding sequence ATGAGCGATTCCCTCACGCAGATCAGCCGCCTGACCCTCGCCGACTATCAACAGTCGGCTGAGGCGTTTCGCACCGGCACCCGCGATCACGACGTGCGCCAGAACGTCTCCGCCTTGCTGCGCCACATTCATGCCGAGCCACCCTTTGCGATCCTCGATTTCGGCTGCGGACCGGGCCGCGACCTGCGCACCTTCGCCGAGCTCGGCCACCAGCCGGTCGGCCTGGACGGCTGCCCGCGCTTCGTCGAAATGGCCCGCGCCGACTCCGGTTGCGAGGTGTGGCACCAGGATTTTCTACAGCTCGACCTGCCCGCCGCGCACTTCGACGGCATCTTCGCCAACGCCTCACTGTTCCACGTGCCGCGCAGCGAGCTGCCGCGGGTGCTTGGCGAGCTGCAGGCGAGCCTGAAACCGGGCGGCGTGCTATTCAGCTCCAACCCGCGCGGCGCCAATCAGGAAGGCTGGCAGAACGGCCGCTACGGCTGCTTTCATGACCTCGACAGCTGGCGCGCTTATCTGCACGGCGCCGGCTTCGTCGAGCTGGAGCACTACTACCGGCCAACCGGTTTGCCGTGCGCCCAGCAGCCCTGGCTGGCCAGTGTGTGGCGCAAGGCCTGA
- a CDS encoding sulfate ABC transporter substrate-binding protein gives MSIRRFALATLATALAATLIAGPAIAATEILNVSYDPTRELYQEYNAEFNKYWQAQGHEAVKVQQSHGGSGKQARAVIDGLKADVVTLALAGDIDELNKLGKLIPDNWQERLPEASTPYTSTIVFLVRKGNPKGIKDWGDLTKEGVEVITPNPKTSGGARWNFLAAWAYGVQKFGSEEKAQEYVKALYQHVPVLDTGARGSTITFVNNNIGDVLLAWENEAFLALKEQGGENFEIVAPSLSILAEPPVAVVDKNVDKKGTRAVAEAYLKHLYSPEGQRIAAKNFYRPRDKSVAAEFSKQFPDLKLVTIDKDFGGWKVAQPKFFNDGGVFDKIYQAQ, from the coding sequence ATGTCCATCCGCCGTTTCGCTCTGGCTACTCTGGCCACCGCACTTGCCGCTACCCTGATTGCCGGCCCGGCCATCGCCGCCACGGAAATCCTCAACGTTTCCTATGACCCGACTCGCGAGCTCTATCAGGAGTACAACGCCGAGTTCAACAAGTACTGGCAGGCCCAGGGTCATGAGGCCGTGAAGGTCCAGCAATCCCACGGCGGCTCCGGCAAGCAGGCTCGCGCAGTGATCGACGGCCTGAAAGCCGACGTGGTGACTCTGGCCCTGGCCGGCGACATCGATGAGCTGAACAAGCTCGGCAAGCTGATCCCGGACAACTGGCAAGAGCGTCTGCCGGAGGCCAGCACGCCGTACACCTCGACCATCGTGTTCCTGGTGCGAAAGGGCAACCCGAAAGGCATCAAGGACTGGGGTGACCTGACCAAAGAAGGCGTGGAAGTCATCACCCCGAACCCGAAAACCTCTGGCGGCGCACGCTGGAACTTCCTCGCCGCCTGGGCCTATGGTGTGCAGAAATTCGGTAGCGAAGAGAAAGCTCAGGAATACGTGAAGGCGCTGTATCAGCATGTGCCGGTCCTCGACACCGGGGCGCGTGGTTCGACCATCACCTTCGTCAACAACAACATCGGCGACGTGCTGCTGGCCTGGGAAAACGAAGCCTTCCTGGCCCTCAAAGAGCAAGGCGGCGAGAACTTCGAGATCGTCGCCCCGAGCCTGTCGATTCTGGCCGAGCCACCGGTGGCGGTGGTCGACAAGAACGTCGACAAGAAAGGCACCCGCGCCGTCGCCGAAGCCTATCTGAAGCACCTGTACAGCCCGGAAGGTCAGCGCATCGCGGCGAAGAACTTCTACCGCCCACGGGACAAGTCGGTGGCTGCGGAATTCAGCAAGCAGTTCCCCGACCTGAAACTGGTCACCATCGACAAAGATTTCGGTGGCTGGAAAGTCGCCCAACCGAAGTTCTTCAACGACGGCGGAGTGTTCGACAAGATCTACCAGGCGCAGTGA
- the cysW gene encoding sulfate ABC transporter permease subunit CysW: protein MSTTTITASATANAARRGNAWGRRLLIISAWLAFALFLLLPLYIVLSEALKQGLGTFASAIFEPDAISALKLTLIAVAISVPLNLVFGVSAAWCVSKFEFPGKSLLVTLIDLPFSVSPVIAGLIYVLLFGAQGYFGAWLSDRDIQIVFAVPGIVLATLFVTVPFVARELIPLMQEQGTQEEEAARLLGANGWQMFWHVTLPNIKWGLIYGVVLCTARAMGEFGAVSVVSGHIRGVTNTLPLHVEILYNEYNHVAAFSVASLLLILALIILLLKQWSEARMSRLKSKADEE, encoded by the coding sequence ATGTCTACTACGACCATAACCGCCTCCGCCACCGCCAATGCCGCGCGACGGGGCAATGCCTGGGGCCGCCGACTGTTGATCATCAGCGCCTGGCTGGCCTTTGCGCTGTTCCTGCTGCTGCCGCTGTACATCGTCTTGAGCGAGGCGTTGAAGCAGGGCCTGGGCACCTTCGCCAGCGCGATTTTCGAGCCGGATGCGATTTCGGCGCTGAAACTGACGCTGATCGCCGTGGCCATCTCGGTGCCGCTCAATCTGGTCTTCGGCGTCTCCGCGGCCTGGTGCGTAAGCAAGTTCGAGTTCCCCGGCAAGAGCCTGCTGGTGACCCTGATCGACCTGCCGTTCTCGGTCTCGCCGGTGATTGCCGGCCTGATCTACGTGCTGCTGTTCGGCGCCCAGGGTTACTTCGGCGCATGGCTGAGCGATCGCGACATCCAGATCGTCTTCGCCGTGCCTGGCATCGTCCTGGCCACCCTGTTCGTCACCGTACCCTTCGTCGCCCGCGAGTTGATCCCGCTGATGCAGGAGCAGGGCACCCAGGAAGAAGAGGCCGCGCGTCTGCTCGGCGCCAACGGCTGGCAGATGTTCTGGCACGTGACCCTGCCGAACATCAAATGGGGGCTGATCTACGGCGTGGTGCTGTGCACCGCGCGGGCGATGGGCGAGTTCGGCGCGGTGTCGGTGGTCTCCGGGCACATCCGCGGCGTCACCAATACCCTGCCGCTGCATGTCGAAATTCTCTACAACGAATACAACCATGTCGCCGCGTTCAGCGTCGCCAGCCTGCTGCTGATCCTCGCGTTGATCATCCTGCTGCTCAAGCAGTGGAGCGAAGCGCGTATGTCCCGCCTCAAGT
- the cysT gene encoding sulfate ABC transporter permease subunit CysT, with protein sequence MSRRISPVIPGFGLTLGYTLVYLSLLVLIPLGAMFLKTTQLSWEQFWAIISAPRVLAALKLSFGTAFVAAVINGLIGTLLAWVLVRYDFFGRKVIDAMIDLPFALPTAVAGIALTALYAPAGLVGQFASELGFKIAYSPLGITLALTFVTLPFVVRTVQPVLADIPREVEEAAACLGAKPMQVFRHILVPALLPAWLTGFALAFARGVGEYGSVIFIAGNMPMKTEILPLLIMVKLDQYDYTGATAIGVLMLVVSFILLLLINLLQRRIQTP encoded by the coding sequence ATGTCACGCCGTATTTCCCCCGTCATACCCGGCTTCGGGCTGACGCTGGGCTACACCCTGGTGTACCTCAGCCTGCTGGTGCTGATTCCCCTGGGTGCGATGTTTCTCAAGACCACGCAACTGAGTTGGGAGCAATTCTGGGCGATCATCAGCGCACCGCGCGTGCTCGCCGCGCTCAAGCTGAGCTTCGGCACCGCGTTCGTCGCCGCAGTGATCAACGGCTTGATCGGCACGCTGCTGGCCTGGGTGCTGGTGCGCTACGACTTCTTCGGCCGCAAGGTCATCGACGCGATGATCGACCTGCCGTTCGCCCTGCCCACCGCCGTTGCCGGCATCGCCCTCACCGCGCTGTATGCGCCGGCCGGGCTGGTCGGCCAGTTCGCCAGCGAGCTCGGTTTCAAGATTGCCTACAGCCCGCTGGGCATCACCCTGGCGCTGACCTTCGTGACCTTGCCGTTCGTGGTGCGCACCGTGCAACCGGTGCTCGCCGACATCCCCCGCGAAGTCGAAGAAGCCGCCGCCTGCCTGGGCGCCAAGCCGATGCAGGTGTTCCGCCATATCCTCGTGCCCGCGCTGTTACCGGCCTGGCTGACCGGCTTCGCGCTGGCCTTCGCACGTGGCGTCGGCGAGTACGGCTCGGTGATTTTCATCGCCGGCAACATGCCGATGAAGACCGAGATCCTGCCGCTGCTGATCATGGTCAAGCTCGACCAGTATGACTACACCGGCGCCACCGCCATCGGCGTCTTGATGCTGGTGGTCTCCTTCATTCTGCTGCTGCTGATCAACCTGCTGCAGCGCCGCATTCAGACACCTTGA
- a CDS encoding sigma-54 dependent transcriptional regulator, whose amino-acid sequence MSRSATFDQPLLILPEADKSPLSIRAKALVFVDPRSRQLREELTVLSPGALPVLISGETGTGKELLARHIHRESDRPGLFVSLSCSGLSPSHAEAELFGYVAGAYAGAASSRAGWFGSANGGTLYLDEIGDLPLALQAKLLAALETREVTRVGASQANPVEVRLVAATSIDLGKAVAAGKFNERLYLYLNEGRLVLPPLRERVGDIAPLAEYFLGLYAQRLSLALPLISSAAQRVLNAYAWPGNTRELENVIHFALLVSGGAEIHPEHLNLPTPDIAQLSAQVRLLASDPLQREALRQLLGELL is encoded by the coding sequence ATGAGCCGTAGCGCTACCTTCGATCAGCCGTTGCTGATCCTGCCCGAGGCGGACAAAAGCCCGCTGAGCATCCGCGCCAAGGCGCTGGTCTTCGTCGATCCACGCTCGCGGCAATTGCGCGAGGAACTCACCGTTCTGTCGCCCGGCGCTTTGCCGGTGCTGATCAGCGGCGAAACCGGCACCGGCAAGGAGTTGCTGGCCCGGCATATCCACCGGGAAAGCGACCGCCCCGGGCTGTTCGTCTCGCTCAGTTGCAGTGGCCTGAGTCCCAGCCATGCCGAAGCCGAATTGTTCGGCTATGTGGCGGGCGCGTATGCCGGCGCCGCCAGCAGCCGCGCCGGCTGGTTTGGCTCGGCGAATGGCGGCACCTTGTACCTGGATGAGATCGGCGACCTGCCGCTGGCTCTGCAGGCCAAGTTGCTGGCAGCGCTGGAAACCCGCGAAGTGACGCGCGTCGGCGCCAGCCAGGCGAACCCGGTGGAGGTGCGCCTGGTGGCCGCGACCAGCATCGACCTGGGCAAGGCGGTGGCCGCCGGTAAGTTCAACGAACGGCTCTATCTGTATCTCAATGAAGGGCGTCTGGTGCTGCCGCCGTTGCGCGAGCGGGTCGGCGATATCGCGCCGCTGGCCGAGTACTTCCTCGGCCTGTATGCCCAGCGCCTGAGTCTGGCCCTGCCGCTGATCAGCAGCGCCGCGCAGCGCGTGCTCAACGCCTACGCCTGGCCCGGCAATACCCGCGAGCTGGAGAACGTCATCCACTTCGCCCTGCTGGTCAGCGGCGGCGCGGAGATCCATCCCGAACACCTCAATCTGCCGACCCCAGATATCGCCCAACTCAGCGCGCAAGTGCGCCTGCTGGCCAGCGATCCGCTGCAGCGCGAAGCGCTGCGCCAATTGCTCGGCGAGCTGCTGTAG
- the oscA gene encoding sulfur starvation response protein OscA, which produces MSASLRSIEGQDEASILREIQNALHGLRFGSVEITVHNGQVVQIERKEKFRLQAPNGKQS; this is translated from the coding sequence ATGAGTGCATCACTACGCAGCATCGAAGGCCAGGACGAAGCCAGCATCCTGCGCGAGATCCAGAATGCCCTGCATGGCCTGCGGTTCGGCTCGGTGGAAATCACCGTGCATAACGGCCAAGTGGTGCAGATCGAGCGCAAAGAGAAGTTTCGCCTGCAAGCGCCAAACGGCAAGCAATCCTGA